A section of the Sporocytophaga myxococcoides DSM 11118 genome encodes:
- a CDS encoding outer membrane beta-barrel protein, producing the protein MKKIFILIFTLLPVITFSQSIGIKGGINISKIDFDSPYMNVNSILTPSFGLVFYPGISKIFDIGIEPSYSTYGYKDIVTITDVNGSVLADKTFKVKGKYIEAPITFNIFPLHKSFVLGAHIGVSPMLNIGSSSDYSAEPEYNSFLIAGLGGITLGCNINENIYWHVTSRYQFTFNNVFDIPVDNRIKTFNTFVTLGYKF; encoded by the coding sequence ATGAAGAAGATTTTTATTTTAATCTTTACACTTTTGCCCGTTATTACATTCTCTCAATCTATTGGAATTAAAGGAGGGATTAACATTAGCAAAATAGACTTTGATAGTCCTTACATGAATGTTAATTCTATTTTAACGCCTTCTTTTGGCCTTGTTTTTTATCCAGGCATTTCAAAAATATTCGATATAGGAATTGAGCCAAGCTATTCAACATATGGATATAAGGATATTGTAACTATTACAGATGTTAATGGAAGTGTCCTTGCAGATAAAACATTCAAGGTAAAAGGCAAATATATTGAAGCGCCAATAACCTTTAATATATTTCCTCTTCATAAATCATTTGTATTAGGGGCGCACATTGGTGTTTCTCCTATGCTCAATATAGGCTCATCTTCTGATTATTCCGCTGAACCAGAGTATAATTCATTCTTAATTGCAGGCCTTGGAGGTATTACTTTAGGATGCAACATAAACGAAAATATTTATTGGCACGTGACGAGTCGTTATCAATTTACGTTCAACAATGTTTTTGATATACCTGTCGATAATAGAATAAAGACTTTCAATACATTTGTGACATTAGGGTATAAGTTTTAG
- a CDS encoding PorP/SprF family type IX secretion system membrane protein, with the protein MNIRSLQNQFTLILCLVLSTFTFKVKCQDIQFSQFYAASLYLNPAFAGSAHADRITFHQRLQWPALEAKYITSYLSYDRYFEKYKSGFGAYILKDWQGKNYINSTEAAIQYSYEIGLSENLALRPAIQLGLISRSIDYTNLKYPDQFDDQGLTGNPTNDPHYNSNRKTFADVGSGMVLYSRKIWVSYAGHHLNRPNQSYWNESSPLPLKHSITAGYRIEAIKGDTKNHMGYATQSLYLIPTVQYKFQGKSDQLDMGVYLFYNEYVLGVWYRGIPVKKYNSGLQNNESMIVLAGWRIKQFRLTYSYDFIVSKLKTARPAGAHELNITYIFNKKKGIKKLKVLPCPEFH; encoded by the coding sequence TTGAATATTAGAAGTTTACAAAATCAATTCACTTTAATACTATGTTTAGTTTTATCAACATTTACTTTTAAAGTGAAATGTCAGGATATTCAATTTTCTCAATTTTATGCAGCTTCTTTATATTTAAATCCTGCCTTTGCAGGCAGTGCACATGCTGACAGGATCACATTTCACCAACGTTTGCAATGGCCTGCTTTGGAAGCAAAGTATATAACTTCTTATTTATCATATGACAGATATTTTGAAAAATATAAAAGCGGATTTGGTGCATATATTTTAAAAGACTGGCAAGGGAAAAATTATATCAATTCAACTGAAGCAGCTATTCAGTATTCTTATGAAATCGGACTCTCAGAAAACCTTGCTTTAAGACCTGCAATACAATTAGGACTCATCAGCAGATCAATTGATTACACCAATCTTAAATACCCCGATCAATTCGATGATCAGGGATTAACAGGCAACCCCACTAATGATCCACATTATAATTCAAACAGAAAAACATTTGCTGATGTAGGTTCAGGTATGGTTTTATATTCCAGAAAGATATGGGTTTCCTATGCAGGACATCATTTAAACAGACCCAATCAATCCTACTGGAACGAAAGTAGCCCTCTACCATTAAAACATTCAATTACTGCGGGCTACAGAATTGAAGCTATTAAAGGTGATACTAAAAATCACATGGGGTATGCAACACAATCACTTTACCTTATTCCTACTGTTCAGTATAAGTTTCAGGGAAAGTCAGATCAATTAGATATGGGAGTCTATTTATTTTACAACGAATATGTTCTTGGGGTGTGGTACAGAGGTATTCCTGTGAAGAAGTATAATTCCGGACTTCAGAATAACGAATCTATGATCGTATTGGCAGGATGGAGAATCAAGCAATTCAGGCTTACATACAGTTATGATTTTATAGTTTCCAAATTAAAAACAGCCCGTCCTGCCGGAGCACATGAACTGAATATCACCTATATCTTCAATAAGAAGAAAGGTATAAAGAAACTTAAAGTATTGCCTTGTCCTGAGTTCCACTAA
- a CDS encoding gliding motility-associated C-terminal domain-containing protein: protein MQKNKLHLICLLVGILILFSSNPIYSQAPLSSCDPSTPTFVVDLSGNADSAWFSPSVVRSGLCCGLDPNASPPIRCIEFVLTLDTGAQGIRFDIASGAVPPGSLGYQINCGPYHMVGENICLDGAGPHRLTFCKPGANKNIYTIVSIPKPNVTPPVTVSDACNATLTAEGFDPATIQWTSVPYNAVYNSYLNCTSACSTVTATYQPGAPPYIDYQVSGVPIGGCNANRVTRTTRVYFVNDKAAQIMPKNPTVCFGNSDATITAYGTGGAPPYTYLWSTGETTQSINVGEGKYWVRITDATSCPAATDTVTVTSYKLPITANAGPDLISCANNPSVGLAGTVAVATGGIWSGGTGTFSPSNSSLNVTYTPSASEITAGTARLTLTTTGNGSCPPATDDVTISIVPSPVVNAGPDRTICANNASVALNGIVTNAGGGIWTGGAGTFSPNANTLNATYYPTATEISSGSVTLTLTSTGNGTCLPVSDNVIITITPSPVINAGPDLTVCANNSITNLSATVSIASGVNWTGGTGSFAPNRNVLQPSYTPSAAEVTAGFVLLTVTSTGNGNCLPVSDDVRINILPAPTVNAGADRTVCANNPGLALNGSVTVATGGVWSGGTGTFNPSSSALNASYTPSNSEITAGKVTLTLTSTGNGLCSPVSDNMVVTITPAPIVNAGTDVTVCGNNSSVSLSGIVTIATGGQWSGGTGSFSPNAGSLATQYNPSAAEIAAGSVILTLTSTGNGSCLQVSDNLRIQITPAPIVNAGPDLAICATANNVALNGSVTVASGGTWKTSGTGSFTPNANALNASYVPSASDKTSGNVTLTLTSTGNGNCIPVTDNLQLTISPAPVVNAGPPKVICADAGSVSLTGSVLNASGGIWTSSGTGNFSLSNTSLNTNYNLSPGDRTPHVITFTLTSTGSGVCSPVSSQTQVTITPALTINAGPDITVCSDVSDVQLNGSVSIATGVIWSSSGSGSFSPSPLAFNAKYIPSAADKSAGSVSITITSSGNGTCFPVTDQMQINFTPSPIIDAGPDVVVCSDNPATALTGSVTVATGGTWTGGAGVFSPGRNALSVTYTPTASEILTGSVFLTLTSTGNGTCIPVSDNVVIRITPAPIVNAGPDQNLCGDVNSIQINGTVSNATSYNWTTGGTGSFTNSGVLSTNYFPTSADTASHSITFQLSVTPLPGCNPASDAVTINFTQIPVIDAGPAQSVCENDIPVQLQASGAKARWSGGTGTFYPNDSTLNASYTPSAAELTAGSVALTITSIANSVCPQVTDNVTISFIKGPVVNVGPDITVCADTAGVPLTATVSNSSGARWTSTGTGAFSPDDITINATYVPSAADILAGNVMLTLSTTGATICDPVSDYLILRITPAPVVNAGFDKTVCADTSSVQLNGSVSVAGGGIWTSNGSGSFSPDNLSLNTSYLFTNADTAAHQVTFTLTSTGNGLCKPVSDQVIVNLTPVPFVSAGSDIQVCLDVTAIPLSGLVANTSGMLWTSTGTGYFTPSPVTNEVEYIPSVSDRTSGAATLTLIANATGVCNARTHSITISFTPAPTADAGPDQTICADSSMISLNGAVTVATGGAWSTNGSGTFTSPSTLITDYILSSADSAAGQVSLTLTSTGNGTCNPVTDEMVLRITPAPTIYAGPDVTHCADVQAVNIFGLTTVATGGIWSSSGTGTFSPDPAQLNTAYIPSATDTANGSVILTITSTGNGTCKAVFDEMTINLTPAPVVDAGVAGPICIDIMTSSLSGTVYNAGGGTWSTSGSGIFSNVNNLITDYILSATDKANTAVTLYLTSTGNGICNPVVDSLELNISPGPIVNAGADQIICADADSVLLSGEYFLAGGARWSSAGSGVFTASDTSMIVYYKPSAADTTAGSVKIYLTTFDNMGCNPVTDSLFITFTPAPVINAGTDQLICVNQTSINLSGAVSVATGGIWESTGAGIFNPNNTLNTNYAVSPADTSNGVYFILTSTGNGTCKPVHDTLFIDFQQLPEISSSATTICADNSGAPLSGQYSKAQGIKWTTTGTGNFLPSDVDLNPTYYPSPADFSSGNIQIQLSTTGNGVCPPATADIAVTVKPAPVIDAGTDKVVCADNPPVNVSGTVTNAGGGIWSSSGSGSFSPDPSLLNVTYNPSVADIDTGTVRLYFTTTGNGDCFPRVDSMQITITPRPVIYAGEDQLICPKQTSVTLNATVNNASGGQWTTTGTGTNSSPSSLNNTYTLSAGDYSAGPMMFIVTSTGNGLCQPVKDTLMLSVLPLPDVVAGADQAVCRDVDAIAFSGGYTIASGATWYSTGTGVFSNPNSTITVYYPSNQDKDNGFVKIYYKTILANTCRQVTDTAYLYMTPVPVAQTISDQIVCVDNDHINLSGDITNASGGGWTTSGSGVFLPNASDLDASYIISAQDKSAGFVRLILTTNGNLGCSNTDSVDVTIYPIPDIILGNGNACIGDQVVLNAQPSNIPVFGEASFSWEKGSNSLPYNTSSITVTDPGIYKVRYQLGECSRHDEVNLSFHPKPTPQVEDLVEFCKETQQVVTLDGGPADHYLWIKSGNTDKQEVVNQPGMYYVQVFNEFNCSNVDSIKVVDICPPRVFVPGIFTPNDDGSNDKFNTFGKYFTAYKFTVFNRWGEIIFYTEDPTEAWDGTYLGERMLNGVYPWILYYEGLTERYRGPFKEQGSVTVDR from the coding sequence TTGCAAAAAAATAAGCTTCATCTTATATGCCTGTTAGTAGGCATATTAATACTGTTTTCAAGTAATCCTATATATTCACAAGCCCCTTTAAGTTCTTGTGATCCTTCTACTCCTACTTTTGTAGTGGATTTGTCCGGCAATGCTGATAGTGCATGGTTTAGTCCCAGTGTTGTAAGGTCAGGTCTATGCTGTGGTCTGGATCCTAATGCCAGTCCACCGATTCGTTGTATTGAATTTGTGCTTACGTTGGATACAGGTGCACAAGGTATTCGGTTTGATATAGCATCCGGTGCTGTTCCTCCAGGCTCTTTAGGTTATCAGATCAATTGCGGACCTTATCATATGGTGGGTGAAAATATTTGTCTTGATGGGGCAGGGCCTCACAGACTTACATTTTGTAAACCGGGAGCCAATAAAAATATTTATACCATTGTTTCTATTCCCAAGCCTAATGTTACGCCTCCTGTTACAGTCAGTGATGCATGTAATGCAACATTGACTGCAGAAGGTTTTGATCCGGCAACGATTCAATGGACTTCGGTTCCTTACAATGCAGTATACAACAGTTATCTTAATTGCACATCAGCGTGTTCTACCGTAACTGCAACCTATCAACCTGGTGCTCCGCCATACATAGATTATCAGGTCAGTGGTGTTCCTATTGGAGGCTGTAATGCTAACCGTGTAACAAGAACAACAAGGGTATATTTTGTCAATGACAAAGCTGCACAGATCATGCCTAAGAATCCTACAGTTTGCTTTGGAAATTCAGATGCTACCATTACAGCATATGGCACAGGCGGGGCTCCACCATACACATACTTATGGAGTACAGGAGAAACTACACAATCTATCAATGTAGGAGAAGGAAAGTATTGGGTGCGCATAACAGATGCTACCAGTTGTCCTGCTGCAACTGATACTGTAACTGTTACCTCATATAAATTGCCTATTACTGCCAATGCAGGTCCTGATCTTATAAGCTGTGCTAATAATCCCTCCGTTGGTCTGGCAGGTACTGTAGCTGTTGCTACAGGAGGTATATGGTCAGGTGGAACAGGAACATTTAGTCCTTCCAATAGCTCATTGAATGTTACTTATACACCATCCGCTTCAGAAATAACTGCAGGCACAGCAAGGCTTACCTTAACAACAACAGGCAATGGAAGTTGTCCTCCTGCTACAGATGATGTTACAATTAGTATAGTTCCTTCACCTGTTGTAAATGCCGGACCTGACAGAACCATCTGTGCGAACAATGCATCTGTTGCTCTGAATGGAATCGTAACAAACGCTGGAGGAGGAATTTGGACAGGCGGGGCCGGGACATTCAGTCCGAATGCCAATACTCTTAATGCCACATATTATCCCACTGCTACTGAAATCAGTTCTGGTTCAGTAACGCTTACCCTTACATCAACAGGAAACGGAACATGCCTTCCGGTTTCTGATAATGTAATCATTACAATTACTCCTTCACCTGTCATCAATGCCGGACCTGATCTTACGGTCTGTGCAAATAATTCAATTACAAATCTTTCAGCTACTGTTTCTATAGCTTCTGGTGTAAACTGGACAGGAGGCACAGGTTCGTTTGCTCCCAATCGAAATGTTTTACAACCTTCTTATACACCTTCTGCAGCTGAAGTGACAGCTGGCTTTGTATTGCTTACCGTAACATCAACAGGAAATGGTAATTGCCTTCCTGTTTCGGATGATGTGCGTATCAATATTTTACCAGCACCAACAGTAAATGCAGGAGCGGACAGAACAGTCTGTGCAAATAATCCTGGTCTTGCGTTAAACGGATCTGTCACAGTCGCTACAGGTGGTGTCTGGTCCGGTGGTACAGGAACATTTAATCCTTCTTCAAGCGCTCTGAATGCAAGTTACACACCATCTAATTCTGAAATTACCGCAGGAAAGGTTACACTTACTTTAACTTCAACAGGAAACGGATTATGTAGTCCTGTATCAGATAACATGGTCGTGACAATTACGCCTGCACCTATAGTGAATGCAGGAACAGATGTAACTGTTTGTGGCAATAATTCATCTGTATCATTATCAGGTATTGTAACAATTGCAACCGGAGGACAATGGTCTGGGGGAACGGGGAGTTTTTCTCCCAATGCAGGTTCATTAGCTACTCAATACAATCCTTCTGCTGCAGAAATTGCTGCCGGTTCAGTTATCCTGACATTAACAAGTACAGGAAACGGTTCTTGTCTGCAGGTAAGTGACAATTTAAGAATACAAATTACTCCGGCGCCAATTGTTAATGCTGGCCCAGACTTAGCAATATGTGCTACTGCAAATAATGTTGCATTAAATGGAAGTGTAACTGTGGCGTCCGGTGGTACCTGGAAAACTTCGGGAACAGGATCTTTTACACCTAATGCTAATGCTCTTAATGCTTCTTATGTTCCTTCTGCATCTGATAAGACCTCAGGCAATGTTACTTTAACTTTAACAAGCACAGGTAATGGCAACTGTATTCCTGTAACAGATAACCTGCAGCTTACCATTTCACCGGCTCCTGTTGTAAATGCAGGACCTCCAAAAGTAATTTGTGCAGATGCGGGGAGTGTAAGTTTAACAGGTTCTGTATTAAATGCATCAGGGGGGATCTGGACGAGTAGCGGAACAGGAAACTTCTCACTGTCTAATACCAGTCTCAATACAAACTATAATTTATCACCAGGTGATAGAACTCCTCATGTGATCACCTTTACACTTACCAGTACAGGAAGTGGTGTTTGTAGTCCTGTATCATCTCAGACTCAGGTAACGATAACTCCAGCACTCACAATAAATGCCGGACCTGATATTACTGTTTGTTCTGATGTGTCGGATGTTCAATTGAACGGATCTGTATCCATTGCGACAGGAGTGATATGGAGTAGTTCCGGTTCTGGTAGTTTCAGTCCTTCACCTTTGGCTTTTAATGCTAAATACATACCTTCTGCTGCCGATAAATCTGCAGGATCAGTTTCTATCACTATTACCTCTTCAGGGAATGGAACATGTTTTCCAGTAACTGACCAGATGCAAATCAATTTTACTCCTTCACCTATTATAGATGCAGGGCCTGATGTAGTGGTTTGTTCTGATAATCCGGCAACTGCTTTAACTGGTTCTGTAACAGTTGCAACAGGAGGAACCTGGACAGGGGGGGCAGGAGTCTTTTCACCCGGAAGAAATGCTTTGTCTGTTACCTATACACCGACTGCTTCAGAGATATTAACCGGATCAGTGTTCCTGACTTTAACATCTACCGGAAACGGTACATGTATTCCTGTATCAGATAATGTTGTGATCAGGATAACACCAGCACCGATAGTGAATGCAGGCCCTGATCAGAACTTATGTGGAGATGTTAATTCAATACAAATCAATGGAACTGTATCAAACGCAACATCCTATAATTGGACAACAGGAGGAACAGGATCATTTACTAATTCCGGTGTTTTAAGCACTAACTATTTTCCAACCTCCGCAGATACTGCCAGTCATAGCATTACGTTTCAACTTTCTGTTACACCGTTGCCTGGATGTAATCCGGCTTCAGATGCAGTGACCATCAACTTTACACAAATACCTGTTATTGATGCAGGCCCTGCACAGTCTGTTTGTGAAAACGATATTCCGGTACAGTTACAAGCTTCCGGAGCCAAAGCAAGATGGTCGGGAGGGACAGGAACATTTTATCCTAATGACAGCACGCTCAATGCAAGCTATACTCCATCTGCTGCAGAACTGACTGCAGGATCTGTGGCGTTAACCATTACATCGATCGCCAACTCTGTTTGTCCTCAGGTTACAGATAACGTGACCATTAGTTTTATTAAAGGACCTGTTGTTAATGTAGGTCCTGATATAACTGTCTGTGCTGATACAGCAGGTGTTCCACTGACGGCTACTGTATCCAACAGTTCAGGTGCAAGATGGACATCGACTGGAACAGGAGCGTTTTCTCCAGATGATATTACGATCAATGCAACTTACGTTCCTTCTGCTGCTGATATTTTAGCGGGTAATGTCATGCTTACTTTGAGTACGACAGGAGCTACAATATGTGATCCTGTTTCTGATTACCTTATTTTAAGAATTACTCCTGCTCCTGTAGTGAATGCCGGATTTGATAAAACAGTTTGTGCGGATACAAGTTCCGTTCAACTGAATGGATCTGTTTCAGTTGCAGGAGGTGGAATATGGACAAGCAATGGCTCCGGCTCATTTAGTCCTGATAATCTCAGTCTCAATACAAGTTATCTTTTTACCAATGCAGATACTGCAGCTCATCAGGTTACTTTCACTTTAACTTCAACCGGAAATGGTTTATGTAAGCCTGTTTCTGATCAGGTGATAGTGAATCTGACGCCTGTGCCATTTGTATCAGCTGGTTCTGATATTCAGGTATGTCTGGATGTAACAGCAATACCTCTTTCAGGATTGGTCGCCAATACTTCAGGAATGCTTTGGACTTCTACAGGTACAGGATATTTTACACCTTCTCCGGTTACAAATGAAGTCGAATATATTCCATCGGTTTCGGATCGTACCTCAGGCGCGGCCACTCTTACTCTTATCGCTAATGCTACAGGGGTATGTAATGCGAGAACACACAGTATCACCATAAGTTTTACTCCAGCACCGACAGCTGATGCAGGCCCTGACCAAACGATCTGTGCCGACTCATCAATGATAAGTCTGAATGGTGCGGTAACAGTTGCAACAGGAGGAGCATGGTCGACAAATGGATCCGGTACATTTACATCACCTTCAACTCTTATTACAGATTACATTCTTTCTTCAGCAGACAGTGCTGCAGGTCAGGTATCCTTAACACTGACATCAACAGGTAACGGAACCTGTAATCCGGTAACAGATGAAATGGTGTTAAGAATTACACCTGCGCCTACAATCTATGCAGGGCCTGATGTAACACATTGTGCAGATGTACAGGCGGTAAATATTTTTGGACTTACTACAGTCGCAACCGGTGGAATATGGTCTTCCTCAGGTACGGGTACATTCTCTCCTGATCCGGCACAGCTTAATACTGCATATATTCCATCCGCTACAGATACTGCAAATGGTTCTGTTATTCTTACGATTACCAGTACTGGTAATGGAACATGTAAAGCTGTATTTGATGAGATGACTATTAACCTTACTCCGGCTCCTGTAGTTGATGCAGGTGTGGCAGGGCCCATCTGTATTGATATTATGACCAGCTCACTTAGCGGAACAGTATACAATGCAGGAGGAGGAACGTGGAGTACGTCTGGTTCCGGAATTTTTTCAAATGTCAATAACCTGATTACGGATTATATTCTTTCAGCTACAGATAAAGCCAATACTGCGGTCACATTATACTTGACCTCTACAGGAAATGGTATTTGTAATCCTGTTGTTGATTCACTTGAATTAAATATCAGCCCAGGCCCGATTGTGAATGCGGGCGCAGATCAGATTATATGTGCTGATGCAGATTCGGTTTTATTAAGTGGTGAATATTTTCTTGCAGGCGGAGCAAGATGGAGTAGTGCAGGTTCAGGTGTATTTACAGCTTCTGATACTTCAATGATTGTTTACTACAAACCTTCTGCTGCAGATACCACTGCTGGAAGTGTGAAGATATACCTTACCACTTTTGATAATATGGGTTGTAATCCTGTCACAGACAGCCTGTTTATTACATTTACGCCTGCGCCTGTAATTAATGCCGGAACAGATCAATTGATTTGTGTGAATCAAACTTCTATAAACTTGTCCGGTGCAGTAAGTGTCGCCACAGGAGGAATATGGGAGAGTACCGGAGCTGGAATATTTAATCCTAATAATACTCTTAATACAAACTATGCTGTGTCACCTGCCGATACTTCAAATGGAGTTTATTTTATACTAACCTCTACTGGCAATGGAACATGCAAACCCGTACATGATACTTTATTTATTGATTTTCAGCAACTGCCTGAAATTAGTTCAAGTGCTACCACTATATGTGCAGATAATTCAGGAGCACCACTAAGCGGGCAATATTCCAAAGCACAAGGAATCAAATGGACTACAACAGGAACCGGAAATTTTCTTCCTTCCGACGTTGATTTAAATCCAACTTATTATCCTTCACCAGCAGATTTTTCATCAGGAAACATTCAGATTCAATTATCTACAACAGGTAATGGAGTTTGTCCTCCAGCAACAGCTGACATTGCTGTTACAGTAAAACCTGCACCAGTGATAGATGCAGGTACAGATAAAGTCGTTTGCGCTGATAATCCACCGGTTAATGTAAGCGGAACCGTTACAAATGCTGGAGGAGGTATTTGGTCCAGTTCCGGAAGTGGAAGCTTTTCACCGGATCCAAGCCTGCTGAATGTCACTTACAATCCCTCTGTTGCTGACATAGATACCGGAACGGTTCGGCTATATTTTACTACCACAGGGAATGGTGATTGTTTTCCAAGAGTAGACAGTATGCAAATTACTATTACCCCGAGACCTGTTATATATGCAGGTGAAGATCAACTGATATGCCCTAAGCAAACAAGTGTTACGCTTAATGCTACTGTAAATAATGCTTCTGGCGGACAGTGGACTACAACAGGTACCGGTACTAATTCTTCACCATCATCTTTAAACAATACTTATACTTTATCTGCTGGCGATTATTCAGCTGGTCCTATGATGTTTATTGTAACTTCTACAGGAAACGGTTTATGTCAGCCTGTAAAAGATACTCTTATGTTATCAGTGCTTCCATTGCCGGACGTTGTCGCAGGTGCTGATCAGGCCGTATGTCGTGATGTGGATGCAATTGCATTCTCCGGAGGTTATACCATCGCATCTGGTGCTACCTGGTATTCAACAGGTACAGGTGTATTTTCTAATCCTAATTCAACTATAACGGTCTATTATCCTTCTAACCAGGATAAGGACAATGGTTTTGTGAAAATTTACTACAAGACGATTTTAGCAAATACCTGCAGACAGGTAACAGATACAGCATATTTGTATATGACACCTGTTCCTGTAGCACAAACTATATCTGATCAAATTGTATGCGTGGATAATGATCATATCAATCTGTCGGGAGATATTACCAATGCCTCAGGCGGAGGATGGACAACTTCAGGTTCAGGAGTTTTTCTTCCGAATGCCTCTGATTTGGATGCTTCTTATATAATCTCGGCACAAGATAAAAGTGCTGGATTTGTAAGGCTTATTCTTACAACAAATGGTAATTTAGGTTGCTCAAATACAGACTCGGTCGATGTTACAATTTACCCTATTCCTGATATAATATTAGGGAATGGGAATGCATGTATTGGAGATCAGGTAGTACTGAATGCTCAACCTTCTAATATTCCTGTGTTTGGAGAAGCAAGCTTTAGCTGGGAGAAAGGTAGTAATAGTTTACCGTACAATACCTCTTCTATAACAGTTACAGATCCAGGGATTTACAAGGTAAGATATCAGTTAGGGGAATGTTCAAGGCATGATGAAGTTAATTTGTCATTTCATCCCAAACCAACACCTCAGGTAGAAGATCTGGTAGAGTTTTGTAAAGAGACTCAGCAAGTTGTAACACTTGATGGTGGACCTGCAGATCATTACCTGTGGATAAAGTCAGGAAATACAGATAAACAGGAAGTTGTAAACCAGCCAGGAATGTATTATGTGCAGGTTTTTAATGAATTCAATTGTTCAAATGTCGATAGCATAAAGGTGGTAGATATTTGTCCTCCAAGAGTTTTTGTACCAGGTATATTCACTCCTAATGATGATGGAAGCAATGATAAATTCAATACCTTTGGCAAATATTTTACTGCTTATAAATTCACCGTTTTTAACAGGTGGGGAGAGATAATTTTTTATACAGAAGATCCAACTGAAGCATGGGATGGTACGTATTTAGGAGAACGTATGCTTAACGGAGTTTATCCATGGATTTTGTATTATGAAGGATTGACAGAGAGATACAGGGGACCGTTTAAGGAGCAGGGAAGTGTAACTGTAGACAGATAG
- a CDS encoding transposase, with the protein MENPFLKTIRNSRMNLKEVYYWTNTIKDCRHLLKEDKFKLIILEELKWLVDHKKIVVYAFVIMPNHMHLVWELLEFNGKESPHASFNKWTSSQFLKNLRKDHPKVLPFFVEQTSERSHRFWQRDPLAVLMNSRKKVEQKIDYIHLNPLNDRWNLVKSPEDYKWSSANFYEKGLDEFRILTHYMDRF; encoded by the coding sequence ATGGAAAACCCTTTCTTAAAAACAATTCGCAATTCCAGGATGAATCTAAAAGAAGTTTATTACTGGACAAATACAATAAAGGATTGTAGGCACCTTTTAAAAGAAGACAAATTTAAATTAATAATACTAGAAGAGTTAAAGTGGCTTGTAGATCATAAGAAGATAGTAGTTTATGCATTTGTAATAATGCCCAATCACATGCATTTGGTCTGGGAACTACTTGAATTCAATGGGAAGGAAAGTCCACATGCATCATTTAACAAATGGACAAGCAGTCAATTTTTAAAGAATCTTAGAAAAGATCATCCAAAAGTCTTACCGTTTTTTGTTGAACAAACATCTGAGCGATCACATAGGTTCTGGCAACGTGATCCTCTAGCTGTATTAATGAACTCAAGAAAAAAAGTTGAACAAAAAATTGATTACATTCATTTGAATCCATTGAATGATAGATGGAATCTTGTGAAAAGTCCAGAAGATTATAAATGGTCTTCAGCTAATTTTTACGAAAAAGGATTAGATGAATTTAGAATATTAACTCATTATATGGACAGGTTTTAG